In Lycium ferocissimum isolate CSIRO_LF1 chromosome 7, AGI_CSIRO_Lferr_CH_V1, whole genome shotgun sequence, the sequence GTGTAGAAGCAAACTCCAAATTTATGGCCAAGTTCTTTCAGTActtgataagttggtaaaataccaacttatttcttctttaatcttagattgttgctatgttttgattgagaaaatagtggaTTTAGTGTCGGttacttccattttataggATCATATGATTGAGAAGAGCTTTGGaggaaaccaagtgaaaaaacaagttaaaaagagacaaattgaagaaaatgaaaaaagtggctaaaaatgcaaaaaagtAGCAAGAAATATAAATCTGAAATTTGCAAAGTTGAAGGCTATTTTCGTCACTTTTGATTGAGGAAATTGGAGCACTACAAGAGCAAGACTTGGGGGAAATAagtttcatctttggccatattTTCAAGCTTGAGGAGCTAGGGTAAGAGAAGATTTGAACACTTTAATGAGTAAACTCTTaactctttcttaaattccttgttatgtattgaatatttaagtgtgtggcattttattctttcatttgaatcttgtttatgagaaTATTCATCATCAAGTGTTGAATTAAATCTCTTGTTTTGTTTATGTAtagaatgatttttatttctaatgaaatgatctttgtttctttaattaatcttgttctttaatgtttcttaagggattagctaaccctaggacccacccatttacttcgatttgagctcggaagaggaaaattgaggttgggaaagattaattaacaagaatttggggctttaaacctcatctaataacttgagctataaATAGGAAATttaacttaagattcaattgcTTGTGCTTAATATGGAGGAATCAATGAGAGGACATCAATTCAAATCCTGGATTTTTGAATTGAGAGAGATCAAGAATTCTCACCATTTCTTAGATTCATGGACCCAATTCAATTCAAAAGAtccttcattcacatttttttccACCAAGAACGTTTTCTAAAACTCTTTGACCCCGAATTTTGGAGTATCCTACTTTCACGCAATTCACAGGGTTCAACAAGCAATCGATATTTCACGATCAAGGGTGTAATACTCTTTGTAGTAGCAGAAAAGCTTAGAATgaaatttattgatttggttggaaaactttcaatgagattttagaaatcattatcttttaACATAGactcgctcttagttgtaaaatcgtaaaatatattggatcgttactcgAGAGtcccttgtatccatgcttgtggcaattgatcattttacccgctttctagtttaattttatatttgttagttttaaaatcaaaaaaataaaatattgaaaaagtgtttggcttagcgtagTTGGTGATAAATCATTTAATTTCTCAATCGCCTTTAAATTGTTCCTTGTGAATTCgacccgactcatagttgggtaaattatattgcgacgaccGAGTATgctctctttgaggagtggatttggacgttatcagtAATCTTACAACGaattttttttgctcttttttattttggctAAAGAGCCCCTGGGTTGTATGCCAATCATATGTAGCTTGAATTGTGATGCCGCAATGTTTTAGCTATTGCCGATCCTTGCAAAtcatgtgtagaaatgaatatttttgatttttcaacttcttgAAAGAACCAAAACTGTCAGGGCCTTCTACTCGTCTCGTACTATTAAAGCGATATTCGAAAAACTCTCAACGAAATATCTTTAAATATTGAAAGACCAACTTGTAACTTTAATATAACCTCACATGTTCTAATCTTTTGATATTCTGAAAAATTGGCTGGGACAAGGTTGGAAATCGCATCTACAACTCTAATTATGCAATTAATGTCATATAAGGGTCACAAAAATACACTTTTGGTTATTGCCGATCGCCGAAAATTGTGCACTAATAggaaaaatactttttattttttttatttttatcatttctttTAATAGTTATAGGTTAAGCATATGTTGATTTTTACATTAAAAAATTATGTTAATTACAATAAACACCCTATATTATGAATTAATTTCAGATACATCCCATGTAATCATAGAATCAAACACTTATACCCTTGTACTATGGAAATCATACAATTATACTCCCTTAAGAGATATATAAGTATTTAAATATAATCTTTAAAAGATaagttaaaattataaataaaaagttttTATGTGTTCATTCTTTATgatattttaaaaaggaaacatTTTTATTGAAAATCTTTATTTACATCTttgattttaaaagagaagaaatatcttttaaatatgtatcttttaaataaatacaaattactCTAATTATAAAACAAACTCTAATTTTGCATATAGTATTTGAATAATCCAAACGGCTATTCTCACAAAGGCTCACCCTCTCCCCTCGaacaaggaaaaggaaaaaataaaaaggatttgGGTTTAACCGACGCTTAGTTCCGCGGGTTCAAGAAATAACCCATGCCCGTTGCTTTCAATAGTCTATATATCTCCCGCTTCATTTTAGAAATCACACAATCCCATCAGATTTCAACTTTCAGTTCTCAGCCATGGAACCGTCACGCTCAGCGAACTCGGGTTCCAATTCAAAACGAACTTCAAATTCAAATAGCAATCAAAgtaacaagaagaagaagaagacgatgACGAATCAAAAGACCCTAGGCATGGCTTGGGGTGCCAATTCTCGTTCTGCTTCTCGTCCTTCCTTCAACAGTTCGCCTTTCTCCAATTTTGGCAGGTAaaaatcttcttctttctttactTTGTTTTCCCTGATTAATTAGAATCTTTGTACACTTTCTTGAATATATTGcactaattaaaatcattctaaactATCTTGAATATTTGAACAGTTTTATACGCCCAAGAAAACATTACTTTGAGTTGACTTGGAATCATGGGTTGATCGTCAAAGAAAGTTTAAGACCGGCCGCTAGTGGAATATGTGTTGATCATCAAGAAATATTATTCTTATTTCTGTACTTTGTTTGAACTGATATTGCAAAATCTTGAACATTCATTAGAATCTTTGTGCACTATCTTGAATATTTGGACAGTTTTAATAGACTGAAGAGTGTTTTCTTTTGAGTTTACTTCGAATTAGGTGATCGTCAAGAAAGTTTAAGACCGGCCACTACTGGAATGTGTGTTGATCATCAAGTAATATTATTCTTATTGCTTTAGAGACATTAAATGAAAAGAGTCTGAGTaaaatcttcttctttctttactTTGTTGGCACTGATATTGTGAAATCTTGAACATTAATTAGAATCTTTGTACATTATCTTGAATATTTGAACAGTTTTAATCAGCTGAAGAGTGTTTTTCCTTTGAGTTGACTTCGAATTAGGTGATCATCCAGAAAGTTTTTGACCGGCCACTAGTGGAATTTGTTGATCATcaagaaatattattttaattactttatagACGTTAATTATTGGAATTAAAGGAGTCCAATTAGTTTGTTGTTAGAGCATAGTTCATTGATTTTTATGGACTGTTTTTAGAGTTTGACTTCATATGTCTCCTCTATATGGCCAAGTACACGTCTTGCTTACAATTTACTTCATAAAAGACCCCTCCACTCTGATTTGATGTGTATAGTGTGTACTATATGACTCGTTTTTGGTGCTGATTTCCTGATCTTTCCATTGTGGCTTTTGACAACTTTGCTGTAGTTACATGGCCGTAAAGAATCAAAAGCTTCACGAGCAGTTTGATGCGGAGGCATCAAGCACTTCTCTCAGTGGTCCAAGCTCTTCAAAACCTATATTTCATAGTGTTTCCATTTTTGTTGATGGATACACGGTTCCTTCCAGTCAGGTTTAGTGCATTATGGTTTCTTTCTGGTCTATTTCCTGTTATTTTCATGACGGAGATTAATGTGATATGATTGCTTGAAGATATGAATTAAAAGAATAATGATGTTGAATAATTGTTTCATCAATAAAAAACCTTCTCTAAATTTTGAACTGTCGAAACAAATGATTACTTGTATTCTTGCTTTCCGTGACACGAATTGTCTCTACTTTTGTAAGAAAGAGTTCATTCAATCTGCATGTAACCCCGCATGCAAACATCCATCTTCATTGCAATCAATACATTGAGTATAGAATTATCATATTCTTTTCTGTACCTCACTGATTGTCTCATATGGAAGATTAGGTAGCTTCTCTTGCAGTTTATTGAATTGAACAATACTTCTTCAGGAACTTCGAGGATATATGTTGAAGCATGGAGGCcgttttgaaaattatttttctaggCGCCGTGTTACTCATATAATCTGTAGTAATCTTCCCGACAGTAAGGTCAAGAATTTAAGGTCAGTTCTAAACCAAGTTCATCAGGCTGTCAGTTTCTTATTTTTGTATCTCTGCCGAAACAGAAAttgcaatttttttctaagATTTGTTTGAATTTGATATAGGTCCTTTAGCAGGGGACTTCCAGTAGTCAAACCCACATGGGTGTTGGATTCTGTTGCTGCAAATAGCCTTCTGAATTGTAAGTTTATATTTCTATGACTTTCTTTTTAACACAATCTAGCAAGTTCACCACTTGTTTACTTTTTAGCTCTTTTATGGTGATTTTCCCTGAAAACATCTTTGTGGGTGAAAGGATATTGTTTGCAGAAGTTATTTTGGGGGACCTGTGCTTCTCCTCCTCTTAGgcctctttttatttcttgaattagCAAGGGGGATAAAAAAGAGAAGAACAAGGAAGTGCTCTTTTACGTGTCTTCTAGTTATGTTTgtattatatatttgtattgCAAAGTTTACAACTTCAGGCCTAGCTCCATCTTGTGAAGAGTCTACTTGAAGGGAAACACGGAAATGCTAAAGTACTTGAATCGTAAGAAGATTACCTTGTTCCCTTAGATGAGAAGTTTATAATGAGGTGCATGCACCTTTATCAAGTTCTTTATGAGTCCTGGGATATTCCATGAATTTTGTTTCCATCATTTTCTTGTAAACTTTGATGAGTCTACTTTCTGATGCTTCATGCCACTTACATCAGTACTTTCAATTTTCTCTCTTACTAAGCAACATCGGTTCTCTGTGTTGTTCTGTTGTTTTCAGGGGTTCCTTATCAGCTTGATCAGCTTGCAAGTGAAGCTAATAACCAGCCTAAGCTTTCTGCTTTCTTTATGAAAAACATTGCTGTTTCTGATGATGCAGCAACATGTTCAACTGGCCAAGCGACATCTAGAGTTGAGAGCCCATTGTCATATTCTGGACCAATTAAAGATCCTATATCCTTTGAAGAGTGGCAATCTGCAGAAGATTTGAAGCCTTGTACTCTAGAATTTAAAGAAGATCTAGTGCAAGAAAACTACAATATAGATAGAGTTGAAGAGTCAAGTTGTGGCATGGCAATGCAAGAACTGAGTGATGCTGCAAGTGGAGATGGAAGCCATGCTCCATTTTCAGCACCTTCCAGTCCGCACAATGATGGATCAGGTTGTAGCGACTGGACGAGTGATCCTGTTAAAGAGGGACCATCAAATTCAAAGATTCCTAGGTCTCCTAATCAGGGACATTCAACTCTAGTTGATCCTAATTTTGTGGAAAACTACTTTAAGGTACACATGTTAATATCTTGACATTAGCATTGCTCTTgcttgaataaaaaaaaaaaaaaaaaaaaaaaaaaaaaaaaaaaggaaaaaacccCTAATGAACAATCTCTACTCCAAGTCcgttcttctttttccttttgctagAGTGTTGATGTTAGATTATATTGTTATAATTGTTAAGTTAATTATCATCACATATTACAACACCTTTCTGCAAATataacttggtttttggagctCACATTTAAATTTTGATGTGGACTTGTAAGTGTGAAACGAGCTTACGAAGTCGATTTTGATAGATGTGTTGGACTAAACATCCAACCTGGACTTTGAGGCAATGGTTGTAGTAACTTAAGATGAACCCCCCGGATGCCCTTTATACAGCCGACGTGggatatagtatatatacatacacacacaataTGTATATTGATAACTTGGGGGATGTTATGTAGCTCCAACAccttaccaaaaaaaatatatgcatCTCCAACACTTTGATAGGTGAAATGCCAGGATACATTATTTTTATCATAATAGGGCACCAAAGAGGAGCCTCTCATGTGCAAAAAGCTTTTGTTCAAAGGATAGAGAAGGCTGAGCTCATAGAAAAATATGTTAAAGGTGCTATGACGTTGGTATTCTTTTTTCCAAGGATTGCCAACAGGAGATCCACATGCTcatatcaacttttttttttttgggttaaagttGTTTTAATGACTAACCATAAGTTATCAACTTACTTTATGCTTCTGCTGTTGCTGGACCTTTGAAGAGTGTGGAAGACCTAATTTCATTTGAATATGAAGAATCAACAGCCAACTCATAGCTAGATATAGTGTTGCTTATATTACTTATACTAAATTCTTGGCAACCAGATTTTCTGGGGCCTTTTGATGCTATGAGATTACCTGCTTATGCTTGTGGATCTGTTAATTTGAATTTGTTCATTAGCAGCTATTGCATGGTACAactaatatatacataaatgtaTGTGTATATTGATCAAGTAATTGCATATCGAATATTAAAAACACCTAATGCCGAAGTGGCTGACATATTCCTCATGGGCTTTTGTCTTCAGTATTCTAGGTTGCATTTCATTGGTACCTGGAGAAACCGGTATTGTAAACGATTTCCTAGCTCCCCTGGTGGGTTTAGATGCACAAGTTCAGGCCCTAGTTCTTCAGCCACAGCAAATAAGACGATCATTATTCATGTGGATATGGTAATTTCTGCTTCGATGGTCTGAAAACTTGACTTGTCCTCTTTATGTTGTTATGCCTGCTTCTATGTTCTGGATCCTCTTCCTTCTCATCCTCCTCGATCTGAAGGAATgtcatatatatgatatattacTCATCTCTGTAGATTATTCTCTGTACTGAAACAATCAATTCAACTTTACTTGTTCAGGATTGCTTTTTTGTGTCTGTGGTCATTAGGAAGCGCCCTGAGTTGAAGGATAAACCTGTTGCCATTTGCCATTCAGATAATCCACGCGGAACAGCAGAAATATCGTCAGCAAATTATCCTGCTAGGGGTTATGGTCAGTCTTTCAGTCAGTAATTCAATCTTTCCATAAACATCATCCTGTGTTAGAAATTCGGTCGTCATTCAagccttttttttcttatagGAGTAAAGGCTGGAATGTTTGTCAGAGATGCCAAGTCACGTTGCCCTCACCTAGTCATACTTTCTTATGACTTTGAAGCTTATGAGGAGGTGGTCATGATATTTCAGTTTCTTCATCTTGTTCTTTTTTCCCCGTTTAatcatattcttttttatttggattttgagtcctaatttctgatttcattTGCAGGTTGCTGATCGCTTTTATAACATCTTGCACAAGTACTGCAACAAAGTGCAAGTATAGCCTCAAAACTGTTTGTTGAGCAATTTCGTGATGTTTATATCTCTTGATTGGAAATTGCTACCGAATGCAGGCCGTAAGTTGTGATGAAGCTTTTGTAGATGCCACTGATTCTGGAGTAGAGGACATTCAAGCTTTTGTCTCAGTGATTAGAAAGGAGATTCTTGAGGCAACAGGCTGTACTGCTAGTGCTGGTATCGCTGGGAATATGCTTATGGCTCGTCTTGCTACTAGGATTGCAAAACCTGATGGGCAGTGTTACATCCCTGCTGAGAAGGTAGCTTACTTCGAGCTGTATTTTTGATGTATGAAGAGGAGAGAACTTATGTTTTGATCTCTGTCATCTTTATACGTGTATCTTCTACTGCAGCTACATCTTTATTGGTTACATGTCAGTGCTTTCTCTTTAACTATTCGTTGTTAACCTCCTTACCCAATAGTCCACCATGCATTGTGAATTTGCACGTACTTCTAAAAAGGATATGCCTGCAAGTGAAATCAGATTTTATAGGCTCCACTGTCTAAAAGTGAAGTTTCTGCCAGGGCTTCTCCATTGCCACATGAGAGGCTATTTTTGcttcattttatttatgtcttcaTCCTGTTCAAGCATAATAACCTTTTTTGCTGCAAGAATCTGGAGTTCAGATGGAAATCAGATGAATCCTTGAATTATTTtactaaaaagaaattaaacaattACAGTTTCTTATTGCcctataaatagaaaaaaagataTCCTTGAATTTTTTGCTAAGGATAAATCCCAGAAAAGGGCTATTTTGATCACATAGTTTTGTGCCACCACTGATACTGTTCTATATCAAACACATTTCTCTTCTTTAGATCCTTtgattaactttcctttttgATCATCTTTTATTCTAGTGTCTACTACACGTAGTggaaaaagaggaaaacaaaGGCTTGAAGATCATTCTAGAGAAGTAAAATAATTACTGTGATTTCACTGTGCTGATTTATCTTGTTGGCTATATTAGGTGGAGGAGCACCTGTGTGAACTTCCAGTAAAAGCACTTCCTGGAATTGGTCATGTGTTGGAAGAGAAGTTGAATAGGAGACAAATCACAACTTGTGGGCAGCTGCGTATGATTCCCAAGGTATTCATTGTTTAATATTTGTTTCTTTCTGCAATATATTGGTGATTGCTGTCATGGTTTCGGTTTTTCTATCTACTTATAGTTTTGTGTACAACAAGCACTGTTTTGAATCTCCTTTGATCTGGTTTCTCTCAGATACGTTTCACACTTGAAGAAACACTACAAGAGGACTTCATGAATCGTTAAATCTCTTGCTACAGAGATCTTCTTGTTCATATTATCTTTGTTAccatatttctttttaaaaaaaataagatgatGGTATTTTATTAAAGCTAAGTACTAGGATGGTACTGAAAATTGTATGAAGGGGTATGTCTGTTATATCTGTGAGAGTTTGTAAGCAGAGTTTCTTCTAAGCGGGTGGCCTAGCGGTTGAGAGCTGGAGTGACAGCCTTGGGAACCAAGGATTGCCGTCTAGCAGGGACGACACTAGTTGAATTCTTCCAATCATTCTAAGCTATGGAAGGGGGGGGGGTAGAGTTATTTGATACCTAGGCCAGTGGAGGTTGTAGGTGCAGTAGATTAGTTGAGATGCGCAGCATCTGCCCAGATACTACTGTTCCTAACAGAAGAGTAACATTATGTTAAGTCTACTTGTCTATTTGCCTTCTCCATCCAAAGCCCTCCATGAAAAAGGTTTCACGTTTAACAGATAATCTCAATTGGATAGCTATTAAAGAAAGATGACGGTTGTTATTCATGCTGTCTGCTTGAGTCAGAGTCCTCTTTGCCACTCGTCTTCATGCGCACATTCCCACCAATGTAAAATCGAGCATCCTTGGAACCTTCATTAACTAGAGCTGATGAAATAGGGGATAAATTGTTTATTTAATGCTGCATTTAACCAATTTGGCTTGCTGATCAGCTCCTGGAGTTTATTTCAGCTGGTGATGTTTTGTTAAACTCGTGATTAAAATGTTTTCAAATTATGGTCATTCGGCAAAAATGAGAATATCTTGTCTTCTTGTTGTAACTATGATCTAATCAGTGCTTTCTAAATCCCTATGGGGGTTATTTCTTTTGAGGAAAAAGTATGTCGAAAACATCACAGCACTTTGTTAGATCGTTGGTTGGTTATCTTTTCTTAGAATTGCTCAAGACTTGTCTTATAGATTAAAGaagcaatttttttaattggtgaacactttcatcatttttttgctGTTATTCAGCTGGCCGAGTAGGATGCTTTTCTCCTTTATATGATATACACCAATCGTGGTGGCACAAAGAATGCTTTATATAATGAAATATGGATTATATAATCTCCCGTTCATTTGTTGTGTTTCCAGGAAACTCTCCAGAAGGACTTTGGTTCTAAAACCGGCACTACGCTATGGAACTATAGTAGAGGGATAGATGATCGGTTGGTTGGCATGATACAGGTTAGGTCCAACACAGAATATCTTACTGTACCGCTTTTGTTTGTAGGCTTTCTTTTGAATGGTGTCATAGTCACACAACTGACTCACGAACTCCGATTGACCTTTATTTCACCGTTTCTTATTGTTTTGGATATTGGAGACTTGCTTAATGATTGATGAGGATTTCCTTTGCCTCCTGTGCTTGTTCTTGCTTCTAAATTGCTCATTGATTTTGGTGCCAATATAAGCACAGCCGCTCAAGTGGTATCggggtatgtgtgtgtgtgtgtgtatatttatgatattttcagaGCAAAATTCTGGTTCCAATTCGAACACTGTAAGTTGTACGTATACACTGCTTGCATTGTATTTCTGTAGATGTCTTAAAAGCTGTTCTAGTACCTGTCAAAAGGAAGCAAATACTAGTTACATGCTTCACGAATCTGCATCATGAAGTTTGTCATTTTTGTTTTGAATCAGTCATGTGGGCTCAAGCCAAATATATAAGCCTCTCGATAACTTTTGCAGGAAAGCAAATCCATAGGTGCAGATGTTAACTGGGGCGTGAGGTTCAAGGATCTGAAAGATGTTAGATTTCCACTAAAATCATTGTTTGTATACCAAAATCATTGTTTGTATACCTTTGTATTAATGCTTATAAAATACCTCAATTCAGGTACAACATTTTCTGTTAAACCTTTGCAAGGAGGTTTCATTACGTTTGCAGGGGTGTGGAGTGATAGGCCGGAAGTTTACCTTGaaggtctctctctctctctctgttttTCTCCTTATGTAGccattttttttaagattataGTTCATCGCTGAACTCTTTTAGTAGAACTAGTCATATAGTTGGTTCTTATGCTGTTTTTGCACCTAAATATAACAATACAGATAAAGAAAAGGAGGAGTGATGCAGGGGAGCCAGTAAAGTATTTGGGCTGTGGTGTTTGTGATAACTTGAGCCATTCTGTCACGGTATTAATATTTTCCGTGATAACCTTCTGCTCCATGTTTTTTAAttgtaagaatttttttcttacttcatGGTATTAATTGCATTGTGCCACTTGTAGGTGCCAATGGCTACAGATAGCGTTGATGTGCTTGAGAGAATCGTTTCACAGCTTTTTACTACTTCACACATTGGTAATTGCTTCTAAGTGAATGCTACACTTTAAAATAAGGGTTTAAGCctgcacccaagggtgtggcctagtggttaATGAACTGGGTGTGAACCTAGGAGATCAGGTTCATATTCCAGCAAACACTAGGTGGTTTCTTTCTAGGGTGAAGGccaaaatggaaatgaattatCTTAAGAAATTTTAGTTGATCTCAGTGTCATTTCAATGTAAATAGCGTGTTTAACTTTGTTCTCTGGGATCAATTCACTTCACATTCAAAGTTATGGGcttttgttgtgattttagtcTGGATTATCCTTCTTATTTGCTAGTTTTGATTTTCATCTTAATACATCTGTGGCAAAATGATTATCTGAATTGATTTGAGAGTCGAACAAATGGTTCTTGACTGTAATTATCAAATatgcttttttcttttgtccATTGGGGAAATATAGAACTCTATTGTTTTTCATATAATTCTAATACTTGACTTAATTCTCAGAAGCTGAATCAgtcaaattaaattttaataaacTAAATAGGTCTTATCAATTTGGGACAGAGTATCAGCTTTTGTGTGTGACATTCCATATCCAAGCAGCTTTCAGTAAACTAATTCATTTGATACATTATGTTATTGAGGAAAACTCTGAGCTAACCATTTGAGCATTGCTCTGTGCTTGTTTCTTATCCTTATTCAACTTCTGTCCTCCGTTTGATTTTTGgaagagtctgaatagtaatCGTAACTCCGCAACCTTCTATAGGGCTGAGGTAATGTCACTATAATTTCGTTCTTTGATATAGTTTTTGTGTACACACAC encodes:
- the LOC132064840 gene encoding DNA repair protein REV1 isoform X1 codes for the protein MEPSRSANSGSNSKRTSNSNSNQSNKKKKKTMTNQKTLGMAWGANSRSASRPSFNSSPFSNFGSYMAVKNQKLHEQFDAEASSTSLSGPSSSKPIFHSVSIFVDGYTVPSSQELRGYMLKHGGRFENYFSRRRVTHIICSNLPDSKVKNLRSFSRGLPVVKPTWVLDSVAANSLLNWVPYQLDQLASEANNQPKLSAFFMKNIAVSDDAATCSTGQATSRVESPLSYSGPIKDPISFEEWQSAEDLKPCTLEFKEDLVQENYNIDRVEESSCGMAMQELSDAASGDGSHAPFSAPSSPHNDGSGCSDWTSDPVKEGPSNSKIPRSPNQGHSTLVDPNFVENYFKYSRLHFIGTWRNRYCKRFPSSPGGFRCTSSGPSSSATANKTIIIHVDMDCFFVSVVIRKRPELKDKPVAICHSDNPRGTAEISSANYPARGYGVKAGMFVRDAKSRCPHLVILSYDFEAYEEVADRFYNILHKYCNKVQAVSCDEAFVDATDSGVEDIQAFVSVIRKEILEATGCTASAGIAGNMLMARLATRIAKPDGQCYIPAEKVEEHLCELPVKALPGIGHVLEEKLNRRQITTCGQLRMIPKETLQKDFGSKTGTTLWNYSRGIDDRLVGMIQESKSIGADVNWGVRFKDLKDVQHFLLNLCKEVSLRLQGCGVIGRKFTLKIKKRRSDAGEPVKYLGCGVCDNLSHSVTVPMATDSVDVLERIVSQLFTTSHIDVEDIRGMGLQVSKLETADSSKQGKEKYSIRSWLTSASAKTGHQKGADADNGKNSIGERQAQLQGDPSTPFIEISAASPSGTAGFGQSGTLPPMNELDIGVIESLPPEVFSEINDMYDGKLAHFIIENRSKGVSEKENISSVCPDAPDEAFAAHEEQQYNEEEIQVVSFPNKLFGDMKSEPVSDASVPNPDVVVNAPVSGGISLMPTSLSQVDTSVFEELPEELRTDILELLPAHRNNESSLDASLVCSDNTNSSPSISSIDLWVGNPPEWVEIFKASNCQILRVLAEMYQRAGALKQLSAVLQRTMSQVYILPDVSTDGWAEAVSCLCELIKQYLKLKISTDIEEVYICSCLLRRLTARSKIFLDVYNDLLPHFQKGILGVCICLYFGVIGQASLHCKCWLDRGAVSMVVDCSDAVLRQKDARC
- the LOC132064840 gene encoding DNA repair protein REV1 isoform X5 codes for the protein MKNIAVSDDAATCSTGQATSRVESPLSYSGPIKDPISFEEWQSAEDLKPCTLEFKEDLVQENYNIDRVEESSCGMAMQELSDAASGDGSHAPFSAPSSPHNDGSGCSDWTSDPVKEGPSNSKIPRSPNQGHSTLVDPNFVENYFKYSRLHFIGTWRNRYCKRFPSSPGGFRCTSSGPSSSATANKTIIIHVDMDCFFVSVVIRKRPELKDKPVAICHSDNPRGTAEISSANYPARGYGVKAGMFVRDAKSRCPHLVILSYDFEAYEEVADRFYNILHKYCNKVQAVSCDEAFVDATDSGVEDIQAFVSVIRKEILEATGCTASAGIAGNMLMARLATRIAKPDGQCYIPAEKVEEHLCELPVKALPGIGHVLEEKLNRRQITTCGQLRMIPKETLQKDFGSKTGTTLWNYSRGIDDRLVGMIQESKSIGADVNWGVRFKDLKDVQHFLLNLCKEVSLRLQGCGVIGRKFTLKIKKRRSDAGEPVKYLGCGVCDNLSHSVTVPMATDSVDVLERIVSQLFTTSHIDVEDIRGMGLQVSKLETADSSKQGKEKYSIRSWLTSASAKTGHQKGADADNGKNSIGERQAQLQGDPSTPFIEISAASPSGTAGFGQSGTLPPMNELDIGVIESLPPEVFSEINDMYDGKLAHFIIENRSKGVSEKENISSVCPDAPDEAFAAHEEQQYNEEEIQVVSFPNKLFGDMKSEPVSDASVPNPDVVVNAPVSGGISLMPTSLSQVDTSVFEELPEELRTDILELLPAHRNNESSLDASLVCSDNTNSSPSISSIDLWVGNPPEWVEIFKASNCQILRVLAEMYQRAGALKQLSAVLQRTMSQVYILPDVSTDGWAEAVSCLCELIKQYLKLKISTDIEEVYICSCLLRRLTARSKIFLDVYNDLLPHFQKGILGVCICLYFGVIGQASLHCKCWLDRGAVSMVVDCSDAVLRQKDARC